From one Streptomyces sp. R41 genomic stretch:
- a CDS encoding TauD/TfdA dioxygenase family protein: MEQILSPVEGAPALVRPNSRNSLKAEPLTCAIGAELFGVNLADASRDDDLFAEIKALLLQYKVLFLRDQDITRAEHVAFAERFGPLEDHPVAGSDPDHPGLVRIYKDLDSPAEHYENALHTDGTWRENPSMGAVLRCVESPPVGGDTIWVNMAEAYRRLPEHIRTQIEGLRARHSIEATFGAVMPQERRHALKARFPDAEHPVVRTHPETGEKILFVNSFATHFVNYHTPERVRFGQDFAPGASLLLNYLAGQAAVPEYQVRWRWTPNSVAIWDNRSTQHYAVQDYWPAVRRMERAGIVGDRPF, encoded by the coding sequence ATGGAACAGATTCTCAGCCCAGTCGAGGGCGCGCCCGCGCTGGTGCGCCCGAACTCCCGCAACTCCCTCAAGGCCGAACCACTGACCTGCGCCATCGGCGCCGAGCTGTTCGGCGTGAACCTCGCCGACGCCTCACGCGACGACGATCTGTTCGCCGAGATCAAGGCCCTGCTGCTGCAGTACAAGGTCCTCTTCCTGCGGGACCAGGACATCACGCGTGCCGAGCACGTCGCCTTCGCGGAGCGCTTCGGCCCGCTGGAGGACCACCCCGTGGCGGGCAGCGACCCCGACCACCCGGGCCTGGTCCGCATCTACAAGGACCTGGACAGCCCCGCCGAGCACTACGAGAACGCCCTGCACACCGACGGCACATGGCGCGAGAACCCGTCCATGGGCGCCGTACTGCGGTGCGTGGAATCGCCCCCGGTGGGCGGCGACACGATCTGGGTCAACATGGCCGAGGCCTACCGCCGGCTGCCCGAGCACATCAGGACGCAGATCGAGGGCCTGCGGGCCCGGCACAGCATCGAGGCCACCTTCGGTGCCGTCATGCCGCAGGAGCGGCGCCACGCGCTCAAGGCCCGGTTCCCCGACGCGGAGCACCCGGTGGTGCGCACCCACCCCGAGACCGGCGAGAAGATCCTCTTCGTCAACAGCTTCGCGACGCACTTCGTCAACTACCACACGCCCGAGCGGGTGCGCTTCGGGCAGGACTTCGCCCCGGGCGCGAGCCTCCTGCTGAACTACCTGGCCGGCCAGGCCGCGGTCCCCGAGTACCAGGTGCGCTGGCGCTGGACGCCGAACAGCGTCGCCATCTGGGACAACCGCTCCACTCAGCACTACGCCGTGCAGGACTACTGGCCCGCCGTCCGCCGGATGGAACGCGCCGGAATCGTCGGCGACAGACCTTTCTGA
- a CDS encoding quinone oxidoreductase: MAHAIRFKETGGPEVLHWEEVVVGDPGPGEVRIRHEAVGLNFADTYFRTGLYPAPLPAGLGVEAAGVVEAVGEGVTHVAEGDRVTYTGSPLGAYSTERVMPADSLIRLPDGISCETAAAMTMRGLTSAYLLRRIHPLTAGDTILLTAAAGGVGLIVCQWAKLLGLTVIGTVSSEEKAELARAHGCDHVVQYRREDVAQRVRELTDGAGVPVAFDSVGKTTFAASLASLRRRGLLVCFGTASGPVPPIDAMQLAIGGSLFVTRPALADYIADPAERAELAGELFGHVADGRIRIEINQRFALEEAAEAHGALEAGRTTGSSVLLP, from the coding sequence GTGGCGCACGCCATTCGCTTCAAGGAGACCGGCGGTCCCGAGGTCCTGCACTGGGAGGAGGTCGTCGTCGGCGACCCGGGCCCGGGCGAGGTGCGGATCCGGCACGAGGCCGTCGGACTCAACTTCGCCGATACCTACTTCCGCACCGGCCTTTACCCGGCGCCGCTGCCCGCCGGACTCGGCGTCGAGGCCGCGGGGGTCGTCGAGGCGGTCGGCGAGGGCGTGACGCACGTCGCCGAGGGCGACCGCGTCACCTACACCGGCAGCCCGCTCGGCGCGTACAGCACCGAACGCGTCATGCCCGCCGACTCCTTGATCAGACTGCCGGACGGGATCAGCTGCGAGACCGCCGCCGCGATGACCATGCGCGGCCTCACCTCCGCCTACCTGCTGCGCAGGATCCACCCGCTCACGGCCGGTGACACGATTTTGCTGACCGCCGCGGCGGGCGGTGTCGGCCTGATCGTGTGCCAATGGGCGAAGCTCCTCGGCCTCACGGTCATCGGAACGGTCTCCAGCGAGGAGAAGGCAGAGCTGGCCCGCGCCCACGGCTGCGACCACGTCGTCCAGTACCGGCGCGAGGACGTCGCCCAGCGGGTGCGCGAGCTCACCGACGGCGCCGGGGTGCCGGTCGCCTTCGACAGCGTCGGCAAGACGACGTTCGCCGCCTCCCTCGCCTCGCTGCGCCGCCGCGGCCTGCTGGTCTGCTTCGGTACGGCCTCCGGGCCGGTGCCGCCGATCGACGCGATGCAACTGGCCATCGGCGGCTCCCTCTTCGTGACCCGCCCCGCGCTTGCCGACTACATCGCGGACCCTGCGGAGCGCGCCGAGTTGGCGGGCGAGCTGTTCGGCCACGTCGCCGACGGACGTATCCGCATCGAGATCAATCAGCGTTTCGCGCTCGAGGAGGCCGCCGAGGCGCACGGCGCGCTGGAGGCCGGGCGGACCACGGGATCGTCCGTCCTCCTCCCCTGA
- a CDS encoding 3-keto-5-aminohexanoate cleavage protein, whose product MHFHDDSLFPENQEKLVIQAAPYGPEWLPGDADDLPLTMDEHVQAAVDCHNAGATVLHIHVRELDGKGSKRMSMFNELLGRLREAVPDMVLQIGGSISFAPEDEGSEAKWLSYDTRHLLADLTPAPDQVTIAINTSQMNIVEIMTDDDLDGTSIAKPEYYKAYRDMVVEAGPDFYLEHLERLRASGIQPHFQLATLAQLETVERLIRAGIYTGPLILNYVAIGGGFAGRHPADLIEFVRRTPDGAVLTIESSMRAVAPMNAIGIALGAHVRVGNEDNLWRRKGERMTTVEQVEQMVQISEALGRDIATGAEAKKIYKLGEYYADADETLAQLGMVPNRRPGRRGFMLRDV is encoded by the coding sequence GTGCACTTCCATGACGACTCACTCTTCCCTGAGAACCAGGAAAAGCTGGTGATCCAGGCCGCTCCTTACGGGCCCGAGTGGCTGCCCGGTGACGCCGACGACCTGCCCCTCACCATGGATGAGCACGTGCAGGCAGCCGTCGACTGCCACAACGCGGGCGCCACCGTCCTGCACATCCATGTCCGCGAGCTCGACGGCAAGGGCTCCAAGCGGATGTCCATGTTCAACGAGTTGCTGGGCCGGCTGCGCGAGGCGGTGCCGGACATGGTGCTGCAGATCGGCGGGTCGATCTCCTTCGCCCCCGAGGACGAGGGCAGCGAGGCAAAGTGGCTCAGCTACGACACCCGCCACCTGCTGGCCGACCTCACGCCGGCGCCTGACCAGGTGACCATCGCGATCAACACCAGCCAGATGAACATCGTCGAGATCATGACCGACGACGACCTCGATGGCACCTCGATCGCAAAACCGGAGTACTACAAGGCCTACCGCGACATGGTCGTCGAGGCGGGACCGGACTTCTACCTCGAGCACCTCGAGCGCCTGCGCGCGAGCGGCATCCAGCCCCATTTCCAACTCGCCACGCTGGCCCAGCTCGAGACCGTCGAGCGGCTCATCCGGGCCGGCATTTACACCGGCCCGCTGATCCTCAACTACGTCGCCATCGGCGGCGGTTTCGCGGGCCGGCACCCCGCCGACCTGATCGAATTCGTCCGCCGCACGCCCGACGGCGCCGTCCTCACCATCGAGAGCTCGATGCGTGCCGTCGCACCGATGAACGCGATCGGCATCGCGCTCGGCGCGCACGTGCGTGTCGGCAACGAGGACAACCTCTGGCGCCGCAAGGGCGAGCGCATGACCACCGTCGAGCAGGTCGAGCAGATGGTCCAGATCTCCGAAGCGCTCGGCCGCGACATCGCGACCGGCGCCGAGGCCAAGAAGATCTACAAGCTCGGCGAGTACTACGCGGACGCCGACGAGACCCTGGCCCAGCTCGGCATGGTGCCCAACCGCCGGCCCGGTCGGCGTGGCTTCATGCTGCGCGACGTCTGA
- a CDS encoding AraC family transcriptional regulator ligand-binding domain-containing protein has protein sequence MKPLVRTAALSGYVELSRSLGIDPQALMKRVGLDTADLAVQDRWISGAATAHLLELSAAASHHEDFGLLLAERRRFSNLGPISLVVREEPDVRSALGVLLRHEHMYNEALHTRLSEGNGLATLKVDVRLGEAMRARQATELAVGAYLRVLRGFLEPRWQPLSVWFTHAAPADSGTHRRLFGLGVEFDREFDGIVFYAGDLDAPNAMADPQLRTYARQYFEAIAVPRDTSEPDRVRELIEALLPTGRCSVDQVARSLGVDRRTVHRHLASSGETFSSLLDTTRARLAEQFVANPRRSLTEISDLLGFSSLSAFSRWFRGHFGCSAREWRNRRSSRQG, from the coding sequence ATGAAGCCTCTTGTCCGCACCGCGGCGTTGAGCGGCTATGTCGAGCTGAGCCGTTCGCTCGGCATCGACCCGCAGGCCCTGATGAAGCGGGTGGGGCTGGACACCGCGGATCTCGCGGTCCAGGACCGGTGGATCTCCGGCGCGGCCACGGCACATCTTCTGGAGCTCTCGGCAGCCGCCTCGCATCACGAGGACTTCGGCCTGCTCCTGGCGGAGCGCCGCCGCTTCTCCAATCTGGGCCCGATCAGCCTGGTCGTCCGCGAGGAGCCCGACGTGCGCAGCGCGCTCGGGGTGCTGTTGCGGCACGAGCACATGTACAACGAGGCCCTGCACACCCGGCTGTCCGAAGGAAACGGCCTGGCCACGCTCAAGGTGGACGTGCGACTCGGTGAGGCGATGCGGGCCCGGCAGGCCACCGAACTGGCGGTGGGCGCCTACCTCCGGGTACTCCGCGGATTCCTCGAGCCCCGGTGGCAGCCCCTGTCCGTGTGGTTCACCCACGCCGCCCCGGCGGACTCCGGTACCCACCGACGCCTGTTCGGCCTCGGAGTGGAGTTCGACCGCGAGTTCGACGGCATCGTCTTCTACGCCGGCGATCTCGACGCTCCCAACGCGATGGCGGACCCGCAGCTGCGGACCTACGCCCGACAGTACTTCGAAGCCATCGCGGTCCCCCGCGACACGTCCGAGCCGGACCGGGTGCGCGAACTGATCGAAGCCCTGCTGCCCACCGGGCGCTGCTCCGTCGACCAGGTCGCGCGCAGTCTGGGTGTCGACCGCCGCACCGTGCACCGGCATCTGGCCTCGTCGGGCGAGACGTTCTCCTCGCTGCTCGACACCACACGTGCACGACTCGCCGAGCAGTTCGTGGCCAATCCGCGCCGCTCCCTGACGGAGATCTCCGATCTGCTCGGCTTCTCCTCACTCAGCGCGTTCTCACGCTGGTTCCGCGGGCACTTCGGATGCAGCGCGCGGGAGTGGCGCAACCGGAGGAGCTCCCGACAGGGCTGA
- a CDS encoding TauD/TfdA family dioxygenase encodes MTGRTGAGDVSRESREGPAGWRGADLRGTEEWLLRLSPRQQAELAEALSTARRRGATLLKLTAADFPLPTLAGRLQRIGDVLEHGHGFVLIRGIQVDRLSEAAASAVFWGLGQYLGRPVSQNADGHLLGHVRDTGRTMADPATRGYQTRAALPFHTDAADLLALLCLRTARSGGRTSLVSSAAVHHAVLEIRPDLAERLCRTHYFDRREEHALGEPPYLTAPLATRSAGWPSLRYHRSYLESAQRFPEVPRLEPADLELFDLIDELAGSAEFRLDVDLEPGDMLLLNNHAIMHARSEFEDFEPPGLKRHLLRLWLDARDGRGSDAGRHGVAPRDVVRPRSPLTTRHSQAAVTAVPGTARGARTKPRRLPT; translated from the coding sequence ATGACCGGCAGGACGGGAGCGGGTGACGTGTCGCGCGAGTCCCGGGAGGGCCCGGCGGGATGGCGGGGCGCGGACCTGAGAGGAACCGAGGAGTGGCTCCTGCGTCTGTCCCCCCGGCAGCAAGCCGAACTCGCCGAGGCGCTGTCCACGGCACGCCGGCGCGGTGCCACCCTGCTGAAGCTGACCGCCGCAGATTTTCCGCTGCCGACCCTCGCCGGCCGGCTGCAGCGGATCGGCGACGTACTGGAGCACGGACACGGGTTCGTGCTCATCAGGGGCATCCAGGTCGACCGGCTGAGCGAGGCGGCCGCGAGCGCGGTCTTCTGGGGCCTGGGCCAGTACCTGGGACGGCCCGTCTCGCAGAACGCGGACGGGCACCTGCTCGGCCACGTCAGGGACACCGGCCGCACCATGGCCGATCCGGCAACGCGCGGGTACCAGACGCGGGCAGCGCTGCCCTTCCACACCGACGCCGCGGATCTGCTCGCGCTGCTGTGCCTCAGGACGGCCCGCTCCGGCGGCCGCACCTCGCTGGTCAGCTCGGCGGCGGTGCACCATGCGGTACTGGAGATCCGCCCGGATCTGGCGGAACGCCTTTGCCGTACGCACTACTTCGACCGGCGCGAGGAGCATGCCCTCGGCGAGCCTCCGTACCTCACCGCCCCGCTCGCCACTCGATCCGCAGGGTGGCCGAGCCTCCGCTACCACCGCTCCTACCTGGAGTCCGCGCAGCGCTTCCCCGAGGTGCCCCGGCTGGAACCAGCGGACCTGGAGCTGTTCGACCTCATCGACGAGCTGGCGGGCTCCGCGGAGTTCCGTCTCGACGTCGACCTCGAGCCCGGCGACATGCTGCTGCTCAACAACCACGCGATCATGCACGCCCGCTCGGAGTTCGAGGACTTCGAACCGCCCGGGCTCAAGCGCCACCTGCTGCGCCTGTGGCTGGACGCCAGGGACGGCCGCGGCTCCGACGCAGGCCGCCACGGAGTCGCGCCGCGCGACGTCGTCCGTCCCCGCAGTCCGCTCACGACGCGGCACTCCCAGGCGGCGGTCACGGCTGTGCCCGGCACTGCGCGGGGCGCCCGAACAAAACCAAGGAGACTGCCTACATGA
- a CDS encoding long-chain fatty acid--CoA ligase, with product MTNLATFLVDSAASRGDHIAVRHDGTTLTYAQLNEASARVAALLSARGLRPGDRVALTMPNVPLFPVLYYAVLRAGGVVVPMNPLLKAREVAFTLRDCGARIALASPLFADEVAKACAETGTVCLLTEPGTFEDMLPACEPMPGIVDRSGDDPALILYTSGTTGTPKGAELSHFNLTTNTATTAGTLLQVGPDDVLFGGLPLFHAFGQTCALNTAVAAGATLTLLPRFEPRRALEIMARDGVTVFLGVPTMYAALLHAEFPEGFDAARLRLAVSGGSALPVEVLHGFERRFGATVLEGYGLSETSPVAAFNHPGRPRKAGSIGVPIRGAEMKLVAEDGGPVPPGEVGEIAIRGENVMTGYWNRPEATAEAIRDGWFHSGDLARVDEDGFYFIVDRKKDLIIRGGYNVYPREIEEVLYEHPAVAEAAVVGVPDAVHGEEVAAVITLRPGADATAEEIRDHVRERVAAYKYPRIVTFTDELPKGPTGKILKREIVVTGP from the coding sequence ATGACCAACCTCGCCACGTTCCTGGTGGACTCCGCCGCCTCCAGGGGCGACCACATCGCCGTGCGCCACGACGGCACCACGCTGACGTACGCTCAGCTGAACGAGGCCAGCGCCCGTGTCGCCGCACTCCTGAGCGCCCGGGGGCTCAGGCCCGGCGACCGCGTCGCGCTGACCATGCCGAACGTCCCGCTCTTCCCGGTGCTCTACTACGCCGTCCTGCGGGCCGGCGGCGTGGTGGTGCCGATGAACCCGCTCTTGAAGGCACGCGAGGTGGCCTTCACCCTGCGCGACTGCGGGGCGCGGATCGCACTGGCGTCCCCGCTGTTCGCGGACGAGGTCGCGAAGGCCTGCGCCGAGACCGGGACCGTATGCCTCTTGACCGAGCCCGGGACCTTTGAGGACATGCTGCCGGCCTGTGAACCCATGCCGGGCATCGTCGACCGGTCAGGCGACGACCCCGCCCTGATCCTCTACACCTCGGGCACCACCGGGACGCCGAAGGGCGCCGAACTGTCGCACTTCAACCTGACGACCAACACGGCCACCACAGCAGGGACACTCCTTCAAGTCGGCCCCGACGACGTGCTCTTCGGTGGCCTCCCGCTCTTCCACGCGTTCGGCCAGACCTGCGCGCTCAACACCGCCGTCGCCGCGGGCGCCACGCTGACCCTGCTGCCGAGGTTCGAGCCGCGGCGGGCCCTGGAGATCATGGCCCGGGACGGCGTCACCGTCTTCCTCGGCGTGCCGACGATGTACGCCGCGCTCCTGCACGCCGAGTTCCCCGAAGGCTTCGACGCCGCCCGGCTGCGCCTGGCGGTCTCGGGGGGCTCCGCGCTCCCCGTCGAGGTGCTGCACGGCTTCGAGCGGCGCTTCGGCGCCACGGTGCTGGAGGGTTACGGACTCTCCGAGACGTCCCCAGTCGCCGCCTTCAATCACCCGGGCCGCCCGCGCAAGGCGGGCTCGATCGGAGTGCCCATCCGTGGGGCGGAGATGAAGCTCGTCGCCGAGGACGGCGGCCCAGTGCCGCCGGGCGAAGTCGGCGAGATCGCGATTCGCGGCGAGAACGTGATGACGGGCTACTGGAACCGTCCGGAGGCGACGGCCGAGGCGATCCGCGACGGGTGGTTCCACAGCGGCGATCTGGCCCGTGTCGACGAGGACGGCTTCTACTTCATCGTCGACCGCAAGAAGGACCTGATCATCCGCGGCGGCTACAACGTCTACCCGCGTGAGATCGAGGAGGTGTTGTACGAGCACCCGGCCGTCGCCGAAGCCGCGGTTGTCGGCGTGCCGGACGCAGTTCACGGTGAGGAGGTCGCCGCGGTGATCACGCTGCGGCCCGGCGCCGACGCCACGGCCGAGGAGATCCGCGACCACGTCAGGGAGCGGGTGGCGGCCTACAAGTACCCGCGGATCGTCACGTTCACCGACGAGCTTCCCAAAGGCCCCACCGGAAAGATCCTCAAGCGCGAGATCGTCGTCACCGGCCCGTGA
- a CDS encoding SAM-dependent methyltransferase, with amino-acid sequence MTETPAASSEVRRRIKTDQPHTARIWNYWLGGKDNYEVDREAGDQIRKLHPGIGDYARADRLFLGRAVRHLAGERGIRQFLDIGTGLPTADNTHEVAQRVAPESRIVYVDNDPLVLAHARALLTSAPEGRTDYLDEDLRNVDAILEQAARTLDFTEPVALVLLGVVIFIEDDEESYGIVRRLMDALPQGSHLVLSHTITRPDMPDVDAAVAFWNEHGTPKLTQRTPAAVAEFFGGLELLEPGVVSCNRWRPDGAGDSDLPDEVAMFGGVGRKA; translated from the coding sequence GTGACCGAGACCCCCGCCGCGTCGAGCGAGGTGCGCAGGAGAATCAAGACCGACCAGCCGCACACGGCCCGGATCTGGAACTACTGGCTGGGTGGCAAGGACAACTACGAGGTGGACCGGGAAGCCGGGGACCAGATACGCAAGCTGCACCCCGGCATCGGCGACTACGCCCGCGCCGACCGGCTGTTCCTCGGGCGCGCCGTACGGCACCTCGCGGGCGAGCGCGGGATACGGCAGTTCCTCGACATCGGCACCGGCCTGCCCACCGCCGACAACACACACGAGGTCGCTCAGCGCGTGGCACCGGAGTCGCGCATCGTCTACGTCGACAACGACCCGCTGGTGCTCGCGCACGCCCGCGCCCTGCTGACCAGCGCGCCGGAAGGGCGTACGGACTACCTCGACGAGGATCTGCGCAACGTGGACGCGATCCTGGAGCAGGCGGCCCGGACGTTGGACTTCACTGAACCCGTGGCGCTGGTGCTGCTCGGCGTCGTCATCTTCATCGAGGACGACGAGGAGTCGTACGGCATCGTGCGGCGCCTCATGGACGCGCTGCCCCAGGGAAGCCACCTCGTCCTCTCGCACACCATCACGCGGCCGGACATGCCCGATGTCGACGCCGCGGTGGCGTTCTGGAACGAGCACGGCACGCCGAAGTTGACGCAGCGCACCCCCGCCGCCGTCGCCGAGTTCTTCGGCGGGCTGGAACTCCTCGAACCCGGCGTGGTCTCCTGCAACCGGTGGCGTCCGGACGGCGCAGGCGACTCCGATCTGCCTGATGAGGTGGCCATGTTCGGTGGCGTGGGACGCAAGGCCTGA
- a CDS encoding DUF6461 domain-containing protein, whose product MTSAAAADYGWIRSSSSPFRYALEVGYTLTLVRGVSPAELLSLAGVEPRGVCDGLDNLIEQHQELIHGSDDWAESILAGACTVRGEGGEWTLALVFGGDLGSPHFMEALSAGTCAVSHSSNGGKPMHFFHWHENGELRTSFEWPSVRTGSTPDELSAVMREVGLNPTGDQAPDVDSKAAVFALAERLTGVQVTQELLTTAGYLTGEVPEEPAEDWDSITIDMTDAHGERTYVHLRRDQF is encoded by the coding sequence ATGACGTCAGCCGCCGCAGCCGATTACGGCTGGATACGTTCCTCGTCCTCGCCGTTCAGGTACGCGCTGGAGGTCGGGTACACCCTGACGCTGGTGCGGGGAGTCTCGCCTGCGGAGCTGCTCAGCTTGGCGGGGGTCGAGCCGCGGGGTGTGTGTGATGGGCTCGACAACCTGATCGAGCAGCACCAGGAGCTCATCCACGGATCCGATGACTGGGCCGAGTCCATCCTTGCGGGAGCATGCACCGTTCGGGGCGAGGGAGGGGAGTGGACCCTCGCTCTGGTGTTCGGCGGCGATCTGGGGTCGCCTCACTTCATGGAAGCCCTCTCCGCGGGGACCTGTGCTGTCTCTCATTCGAGTAACGGGGGGAAGCCCATGCACTTCTTCCACTGGCACGAGAACGGGGAATTGCGTACCTCCTTCGAGTGGCCCTCGGTCAGAACCGGCAGCACGCCGGACGAGCTGAGCGCCGTGATGAGGGAGGTCGGTCTCAATCCCACAGGTGACCAAGCTCCCGACGTCGACAGCAAAGCGGCGGTCTTCGCACTGGCCGAGCGCCTGACGGGCGTACAGGTGACCCAGGAACTGCTGACGACGGCCGGATACCTGACGGGCGAGGTGCCGGAGGAGCCCGCGGAGGACTGGGACAGCATCACCATCGACATGACGGATGCGCACGGCGAGCGGACTTACGTACACCTTCGACGCGATCAGTTCTGA
- a CDS encoding nitroreductase family deazaflavin-dependent oxidoreductase, with protein MSAPYLRPPWGARVIGNRMAKLFARSVLSTLSVRGRTTGRWRSVPVAVLDHDGERYLIAPRGHTEWSRNLRAAGSGRLERKGRLEEFDAFEVPADERSPLIGVYLERFGRFPTVAETFRQLPDPADHPTFRIVRSRRLR; from the coding sequence ATGAGCGCCCCCTACCTGCGCCCTCCGTGGGGAGCACGGGTGATCGGCAACCGGATGGCCAAGCTCTTCGCCCGGTCGGTGCTGAGCACCCTGAGCGTCCGCGGCCGTACCACCGGCCGCTGGCGCAGCGTGCCGGTGGCTGTCCTCGACCACGACGGGGAGCGCTACCTCATCGCGCCCCGCGGCCACACCGAGTGGTCCCGCAACCTGCGTGCCGCGGGGAGCGGACGGCTGGAACGCAAGGGCCGGCTGGAGGAGTTCGACGCGTTCGAGGTCCCGGCGGACGAGCGCTCGCCACTGATCGGCGTCTACCTCGAACGGTTCGGCCGCTTCCCCACCGTGGCCGAGACCTTCCGCCAACTCCCCGACCCCGCCGACCATCCCACGTTCCGGATCGTCCGCTCCCGCAGGCTCCGCTGA
- a CDS encoding nuclear transport factor 2 family protein codes for MTASADILDLVERWAVAEQQNNARLLDELLTDDFTGIGPVGFVISREQWLDRFSKGLDNRAFAVEDPQVRTYGGAAVVVGVQAQETSVRGKDSSGRFRVSLVAVRRADRWLLAGVHIGPLQYPAATRTSA; via the coding sequence ATGACAGCGTCGGCCGACATCCTCGACCTGGTGGAGCGGTGGGCCGTGGCGGAACAGCAGAACAACGCGAGGCTGCTCGACGAGCTCCTCACCGACGACTTCACCGGCATCGGCCCCGTGGGCTTCGTCATCTCGCGCGAGCAGTGGCTCGACCGCTTCAGCAAGGGCCTGGACAACCGCGCGTTCGCGGTGGAGGACCCCCAAGTACGCACGTACGGCGGCGCTGCGGTCGTGGTGGGTGTCCAGGCCCAGGAGACGAGCGTGCGGGGCAAGGACAGCTCGGGACGCTTCCGGGTTTCGCTCGTCGCCGTGCGCCGCGCGGACCGCTGGCTGCTCGCAGGCGTCCACATCGGCCCCCTCCAATACCCCGCAGCCACCCGGACGTCCGCATGA
- a CDS encoding TetR/AcrR family transcriptional regulator — protein MGLRELKKEQTRTLIADTAWRLFADRGFDAVRVAEIAREARVSEATVFNYFPRKEDLLYSRLEDFGERLVAAVDSRPAGESVLDAVRNFLTRSSGILAQLEAGDHEALVRLRTVSRMIADSPALRAREQQAIAGTTAALAARLTAETGDGGESADSGAPAVDITAYVAANALMGVHRALIDHVRRRVLADEAPDRLAADVRAYGAQAFALLAQGLAEYGIR, from the coding sequence ATGGGGCTTCGCGAGCTGAAGAAGGAGCAGACGCGGACACTGATCGCGGACACCGCCTGGCGGCTGTTCGCCGATCGGGGATTCGACGCCGTGAGGGTCGCCGAGATCGCCCGCGAGGCGCGGGTCTCCGAGGCCACCGTCTTCAACTACTTTCCGCGGAAAGAGGACTTGCTCTACTCCCGGCTCGAAGACTTCGGGGAACGGCTCGTCGCGGCCGTCGACTCCCGGCCGGCGGGCGAGTCGGTCCTGGACGCCGTACGGAACTTCCTGACCAGGTCGTCCGGAATCCTCGCCCAGCTCGAGGCCGGCGACCACGAGGCGCTCGTACGACTGCGGACGGTCAGCCGCATGATCGCCGACAGTCCCGCGCTGCGAGCCCGCGAACAGCAGGCGATCGCCGGCACTACGGCCGCACTGGCCGCACGACTCACGGCGGAGACCGGAGACGGCGGCGAGAGCGCCGACTCGGGTGCTCCCGCCGTCGACATCACCGCGTACGTGGCCGCGAACGCGCTGATGGGTGTCCATCGCGCGCTCATCGACCACGTACGCCGACGTGTCCTGGCGGACGAGGCCCCCGACCGGCTCGCTGCCGACGTCCGCGCGTACGGCGCCCAGGCCTTCGCCCTCCTCGCGCAGGGCTTGGCCGAGTACGGCATACGGTGA
- a CDS encoding LLM class F420-dependent oxidoreductase: MDISVVAAAREDDSPVDEPLRVAELADRLGYREVWAGEGPTWDAFVLATAIGLRTERVALTAGPVPVSVRDPLTIARGAASAAAVIGRPVGVALGTSSKRVVEGVHGRPRTRPAAVLAESAEAVRSLLHGAPGEEIVPGSVFRRRHRPPGGALTVAAFGDRAIAAAAGYADRMLLDVVSPEQVRVLCAKLTAAAERAGRTRPRLAAWLPAAVDPEPESLTQVLRSIVGYLTVPGYSDVFTAAGFGEAVELARSGAAPDTLLAALPPEAARTVALVGDAATVRGRIDAYAASGLDQIAVVPATAADPAGERTLTALAG; encoded by the coding sequence ATGGACATCAGCGTGGTCGCCGCGGCGCGCGAGGACGACAGCCCCGTCGACGAGCCGTTGCGGGTGGCCGAGCTGGCAGACCGGCTCGGGTATCGCGAGGTGTGGGCCGGGGAGGGGCCGACGTGGGACGCGTTCGTGCTCGCCACGGCGATCGGGCTCCGCACCGAGCGTGTCGCGCTGACGGCCGGACCGGTGCCCGTCTCCGTACGCGACCCGTTGACGATCGCCCGAGGTGCCGCGTCGGCCGCCGCCGTCATCGGCCGCCCGGTAGGGGTGGCGCTGGGCACCTCCAGCAAGCGGGTGGTCGAAGGGGTGCACGGGCGGCCCCGCACCCGGCCCGCGGCCGTACTGGCCGAGAGCGCCGAGGCGGTGCGCAGCCTCCTGCACGGCGCACCAGGCGAGGAGATCGTGCCCGGGAGCGTCTTCCGGCGCCGTCATCGGCCGCCCGGGGGCGCGCTCACCGTGGCGGCGTTCGGTGACCGCGCGATCGCCGCGGCCGCCGGGTACGCCGACCGGATGCTGCTCGATGTCGTCTCTCCGGAGCAAGTCCGGGTACTGTGCGCCAAGTTGACCGCGGCCGCGGAGCGGGCGGGCCGTACGCGGCCGCGGCTCGCCGCCTGGCTGCCCGCCGCCGTCGACCCCGAGCCGGAGTCCCTCACCCAGGTGCTGCGGAGCATCGTCGGCTATCTGACGGTACCGGGCTACAGCGACGTGTTCACCGCCGCCGGCTTCGGCGAGGCGGTGGAACTGGCCCGCTCCGGCGCCGCCCCGGACACCCTGCTCGCCGCACTCCCGCCCGAGGCCGCGCGCACGGTCGCCCTCGTGGGCGACGCTGCCACCGTCCGCGGTCGCATCGACGCCTACGCGGCGTCCGGCCTGGACCAGATCGCCGTGGTCCCGGCCACCGCCGCCGACCCGGCCGGGGAACGGACGCTGACCGCACTGGCCGGCTGA